The following proteins come from a genomic window of Triticum aestivum cultivar Chinese Spring chromosome 6A, IWGSC CS RefSeq v2.1, whole genome shotgun sequence:
- the LOC123129692 gene encoding putative disease resistance protein RGA4, translated as MAPPQRPNQPPPSQFLRSVAVVIDESASAAEIKMISFVINESAGVTEIKWAAPDKKKFWDAVDMTIPGGITVISGINECVNLFQWARSAISSLRSRWSGTEEQTLQDEVLHLQSGLLRLRDTLPAMCDLIDRAEWRIHEQCMAKLLPKLRDAVYDADDLLDEFGWYELKVAVEGNASQSPFVDFFNSVIQGSFNKVEDIQKRLKNLSRQLEEMGLREETPHFDKSVRPDTSSLPDETKIFGRDLELKQVIGLLGVPTNISGAHLKRKRASTVVRGIPVLPIVGLGGVGKTTLAQHICNHQQVKSYFDLVIWICVSDDFDVTRLTKEAVQASSDNLDSLQRALSKNVRNKRFLIVLDDMWDDALKENGLCWKRFCAPLRNVIQGSMILVTTRSPKVADGVGTMEPFILDGLKDDVFWNFFKLCVFGSESSNSEPELELIGRSILPKLKGSPLAAKTLGRLLKMNLHVTHWNKILESELWELRQNETEILPALRLSYMYLPFHLKRCFSFCAVYPKDHKFEKDYLAEIWVAEGLVEPQGDIPIQDIGCQYFEDLVERSFFQKVRDTYGIHDLLYDMAQLVSEHDCFVIKNMSDFQKVPQDVRRLSILSSTKFDRSTLLSLCKHTKLRTLFCNKSLRNKTVASVVVHWFNELRHMRVIIFSAIEELPDSVGNLKHLRYLKISRACPFDSLPSAICCLYNLQIFSASECKLESLPSDFSKLISLQRFESNGFQYDQDCPLNFDADSERGLRMRLLKNVTQFCGDLEICNLSMRSKDHAAQVELKNKRYLNGLTLGWSLSTQGHSEIEVLQVLQPSINLKSLLLRCYPGVSLPNWFQPQNLANLTSLSLHNCDGLESNNDSIGTFLALTVISIYMCKNVSSLEQVLHPASVPAIKKITIQYCNKLVSVPTERFEDLHCLEELYVSDCPNIYSYGLVAPSLERLVLGSSGNLAGNIECSSLVCLSLSCHCVTSIEPQMWSLPALLELNITGCRSLTSIGQPEPFFTNISRGGGTTSVIFSSLTSITIYDCEKLSNIDDLLTEEYLPAIESILVGRCGKLISLSSETFGSFPFLKDLKVHDCPSINWQSGLALPSSLQRLYLRSCGDISAWVPSSLENLASLVSLQMIECPRVVSIPGEVWSSDLTSLKELKIEDCPDLVSIGGANAIAEINNVCISGCPKMKENAYVMRGRF; from the exons ATGGCGCCGCCACAGCGACCAAATCAGCCGCCGCCATCTCAGTTTCTGAGATCCGTCGCCGTTGTTATAGACGAATCTGCCAGCGCTGCTGAAATCAAAATGATCTCCTTTGTTATAAATGAGTCTGCCGGCGTTACTGAAATCAAATGGGCCGCCCCT gatAAAAAGAAATTTTGGGACGCAGTCGACATGACTATACCTGGGGGCATCACGGTCATTAGTGGCATCAATGAGTGTGTCAATTTGTTTCAGTGGGCCAGATCTGCTATTTCATCTCTTCGCTCCCGATGGAGTGGCACAGAGGAGCAAACGCTTCAGGATGAAGTACTGCACTTGCAGAGTGGCCTACTACGCCTTAGGGATACACTTCCTGCAATGTGCGACCTCATTGATCGAGCAGAGTGGAGGATCCATGAACAGTGCATGGCCAAGCTCCTTCCAAAACTCAGGGATGCAGTGTATGATGCTGATGACCTTCTTGATGAGTTTGGATGGTATGAGCTGAAGGTGGCCGTGGAGGGCAATGCAAGCCAAAGCCCTTTTGTTGACTTCTTTAACAGTGTTATTCAAGGTAGCTTCAACAAAGTGGAAGATATCCAGAAAAGACTGAAAAATCTTTCTAGGCAGCTGGAGGAGATGGGTTTGCGTGAAGAGACACCGCACTTTGATAAATCAGTCAGGCCAGATACTAGCTCTTTGCCCGATGAGACAAAAATATTTGGTCGTGACCTGGAGCTGAAGCAGGTGATAGGATTGCTTGGTGTACCTACAAATATTAGCGGGGCTCATCTCAAACGCAAGAGAGCAAGTACTGTAGTGAGAGG CATTCCTGTTTTGCCAATAGTTGGACTTGGGGGTGTCGGAAAAACCACTTTGGCCCAACATATCTGCAATCATCAACAAGTGAAGTCTTACTTTGACTTGGTAATTTGGATTTGTGTCTCAGATGACTTTGATGTGACAAGGTTAACCAAAGAGGCCGTGCAAGCCTCTTCTGATAATTTGGATTCTCTTCAACGCGCTCTTTCAAAGAATGTGAGGAACAAAAGGTTCTTGATTGTCCTTGATGATATGTGGGATGATGCCTTGAAGGAAAATGGGCTGTGTTGGAAGAGGTTTTGTGCACCTTTGAGAAATGTGATACAGGGAAGTATGATTTTGGTCACCACTAGATCTCCAAAGGTTGCTGATGGAGTGGGGACAATGGAGCCCTTTATATTGGATGGTTTGAAGGATGATGTCTTCTGGAATTTCTTCAAACTATGTGTGTTTGGATCTGAGAGTTCGAACAGTGAACCTGAGCTAGAGCTCATTGGTAGAAGCATACTTCCTAAACTGAAAGGTTCTCCTTTAGCAGCCAAAACTCTTGGTCGCCTGTTAAAAATGAACCTTCATGTAACACACTGGAATAAAATACTAGAAAGTGAATTGTGGGAGTTGAGACAAAATGAGACTGAAATTTTGCCAGCACTTCGGTTGAGCTACATGTATTTACCATTCCATTTGAAGAGATGCTTCTCGTTCTGTGCTGTATACCCTAAAGATCACAAATTTGAGAAGGACTATTTAGCTGAAATTTGGGTAGCAGAAGGCTTGGTTGAACCTCAAGGTGACATTCCGATTCAAGATATTGGCTGCCAGTACTTCGAAGATCTTGTAGAACGTTCCTTCTTTCAGAAAGTTCGTGATACTTACGGAATACATGACTTGCTGTATGACATGGCACAACTAGTTTCGGAGCATGACTGCTTTGTCATTAAAAATATGAGTGACTTCCAGAAAGTTCCTCAGGACGTTCGTCGTCTTTCAATACTCTCTAGCACAAAATTTGACCGTTCCACATTGCTGAGTCTATGCAAGCACACAAAACTCCGTACACTATTTTGCAACAAGTCTTTAAGGAATAAGACTGTAGCTTCTGTTGTAGTTCATTGGTTCAATGAACTTCGGCATATGCGTGTAATCATTTTTTCTGCCATTGAGGAGTTACCAGATAGTGTTGGCAACTTGAAGCATCTCCGGTACCTGAAAATCTCCAGAGCATGTCCTTTCGACAGCCTTCCTTCAGCAATTTGTTGCCTGTATAATTTGCAGATTTTCAGTGCTAGCGAATGCAAGCTAGAAAGCTTGCCCAGTGACTTCAGTAAATTGATCAGCTTACAGAGATTTGAATCAAATGGATTTCAATATGATCAAGACTGTCCACTAAATTTTGATGCAGACAGTGAACGGGGACTACGAATGAGACTGCTAAAGAATGTGACCCAATTTTGTGGAGATTTGGAGATATGCAATCTGAGCATGCGAAGCAAGGATCATGCAGCACAGGTTGAACTAAAGAATAAGCGATATCTTAATGGCCTCACCTTGGGGTGGTCTTTATCCACACAGGGGCACAGTGAGATTGAAGTGCTTCAAGTTCTACAACCTTCCATCAATCTCAAATCTCTGCTCCTGCGGTGTTATCCAGGTGTATCTCTCCCAAACTGGTTTCAGCCACAAAACTTAGCTAATTTAACATCACTATCGTTGCATAACTGTGATGGACTCGAGAGC AATAATGACAGTATTGGTACTTTCTTGGCCCTGACAGTCATATCCATTTACATGTGCAAGAATGTATCAAGCCTTGAACAAGTGCTACATCCAGCTTCTGTACCAGCCATCAAGAAAATAACAATTCAATATTGCAATAAGTTAGTATCAGTGCCAACTGAGAGGTTTGAGGACTTGCATTGCCTTGAAGAATTATACGTGAGTGATTGTCCAAATATTTACTCCTATGGTTTGGTGGCGCCCTCCCTCGAGAGGCTCGTGCTGGGTAGTTCTGGGAATCTTGCAGGAAATATAGAATGCTCGTCCCTAGTCTGCCTTTCTTTGTCATGTCACTGCGTGACATCCATCGAACCACAAATGTGGAGTCTTCCAGCTCTACTAGAGTTGAACATTACAGGGTGCAGATCTCTTACATCTATTGGACAACCTGAACCTTTCTTCACTAACATTTCTCGTGGCGGAGGCACCACCAGCGTGATATTCTCATCTCTTACTTCCATAACCATTTATGATTGTGAGAAACTGTCAAATATTGATGACCTTCTAACAGAAGAATATCTACCTGCTATCGAGAGCATTCTTGTTGGACGCTGTGGCAAGTTAATTTCCCTATCCAGTGAAACGTTTGGAAGTTTCCCTTTCCTGAAGGATTTGAAAGTTCATGATTGCCCAAGTATCAACTGGCAAAGTGGATTGGCGCTCCCATCATCCCTCCAAAGACTCTACTTAAGGTCATGTGGGGATATCTCCGCATGGGTTCCCAGTAGCCTAGAGAACCTCGCATCCCTTGTTTCACTGCAGATGATTGAATGTCCACGTGTAGTGTCCATTCCAGGAGAAGTTTGGAGCAGTGATCTCACGTCACTCAAGGAATTGAAGATTGAGGATTGTCCAGACCTTGTGTCAATTGGTGGGGCAAATGCAATTGCAGAAATAAATAATGTGTGTATTTCTGGCTGtccaaagatgaaggaaaatgcttaTGTGATGAGAGGGCGCTTCTAG
- the LOC123131032 gene encoding metal tolerance protein 3 — MEGDDRSAPLLANGAGRPSLRRRDSARSLRSSFLRRLPDKMRTELDPERGADVDVARVKDLSQGEREYYRKQLAALRTFEEVEALCMPGEFGSDDDGDPDADDADDEEQKQSEFAMKISNYANIVLLAFKVYATIRTGSMAIAASTLDSLLDLMAGGILWFTHLSMKKVNIYKYPIGKLRVQPVGIIVFAAIMATLGFQVLVQAIEQLVENEPGDKLTSEQLTWLYSIMLSATAVKLALWFYCRSSGNSIVRAYAKDHYFDVITNVVGLVAAVLGDRFLWWIDPAGAVLLAVYTIANWSGTVLEQAVSLVGRSAPPEMLQMLTYLAMKHDARVQRVDTVRAYSFGALYFVEVDIELSEDMRLREAHAIGESLQERIEKLPEVERAFVHADFESTHKPEHTVRSRLPATEP, encoded by the exons ATGGAGGGCGACGACCGGAGCGCCCCGCTGCTGGCCAACGGCGCCGGACGGCCGTCGCTCCGGCGGCGCGACTCGGCGCGGTCGCTGCGCAGCAGCTTCCTGCGCCGGCTGCCGGACAAGATGCGCACCGAGCTGGACCCCGAGCGCGGCGCCGACGTCGACGTCGCCCGCGTCAAGGACCTCTCCCAAG GTGAGAGGGAGTACTACAGGAAGCAGCTCGCCGCGCTGAGGACCTTCGAGGAGGTGGAGGCCCTGTGCATGCCCGGCGAGTTCGGCTCGGACGACGATGGCGACCCcgacgccgacgacgccgacgacgaggaGCAGAAGCAGAGCGAGTTCGCCATGAAGATATCCAACTACGCCAACATCGTCCTCCTGGCCTTCAAG GTGTATGCCACGATCAGGACGGGGTCCATGGCGATCGCGGCGTCCACGCTGGACTCGCTGCTGGACCTGATGGCCGGCGGCATCCTCTGGTTCACGCACCTCTCCATGAAGAAGGTGAACATCTACAAGTACCCCATCGGCAAGCTGCGCGTCCAGCCGGTGGGGATCATCGTCTTCGCCGCCATCATGGCCACTCTAG GCTTCCAGGTCCTGGTGCAGGCGATCGAGCAGCTGGTGGAGAACGAGCCCGGCGACAAGCTGACCTCGGAGCAGCTGACATGGCTCTACTCCATCATGCTCTCGGCCACCGCCGTCAAGCTCGCCCTCTGGTTCTACTGCAGGAGCTCGGGGAACAGCATCGTCCGGGCGTACGCCAAG GACCACTACTTCGATGTGATCACCAACGTCGTCGGCCTGGTGGCCGCCGTCCTGGGAGACAGGTTCCTGTGGTGGATCGACCCCGCCGGGGCCGTGCTCCTCGCCGTGTACACCATTGCGAACTGGTCCGGGACCGTGCTTGAGCAAGCAG TCTCGCTGGTGGGGCGGAGCGCGCCGCCGGAGATGCTGCAGATGCTGACCTACCTCGCCATGAAGCACGACGCGCGCGTGCAGCGGGTCGACACGGTCCGGGCCTACAGCTTCGGCGCCCTCTACTTCGTCGAG GTCGACATCGAGCTCTCGGAGGACATGCGGCTGCGGGAGGCGCACGCCATCGGGGAGTCGCTGCAGGAGAGGATCGAGAAGCTGCCGGAAGTGGAGCGGGCGTTTGTCCATGCGGACTTCGAGAGCACCCATAAGCCGGAGCACACGGTCCGGAGCAGGCTGCCGGCGACCGAGCCCTGA
- the LOC123128496 gene encoding glycosyltransferase family 92 protein RCOM_0530710-like: protein MQSRRRHAAAAALSVTALLVFICVQAGLVAFPLRDTRSRSLLVPPRWLPLGLRAVRAETATPAGAGTEAVLLPGWEVITLVRRPDAASAPVQNATCVFRGGASSPARALGPLPATGRHAYSCIMPEPTRTQQHDAPLVLFSASTVGNADDGASGRSPEMLKWSDRIVYESVVIDGGDVLVFAKGVNRRKKVNRPAADIRCLYYRGDAGNAVASLPATTSAQQVFRCPPPPATTPVDRELRVTLAVVGEEPIPSLATYDPPRRPDSSPATGSTPSGKRLICACTMVRDVAKFLREWVVYHAAVGVDRFYVYDNGTEDDLVDQVRHLTSDGFEVFTMTWPWPKTLEAALSHGAAVHRDSCEWMVFIDVDEFLFSPHWVHPENPTKSMLHSITTVEKDIGQVSMWCADFGPSGQTVHPKEGVTQGYTCRRQVMERRKSLVRLDAVDRSLTNSVHYFMLQPGFRSKWSTRIRVNHYKYQAWDEFKVKFRRRASTYTVDWTDKKNLRSNDRTPGLGFEAVEPAGWPHRFCEVNDTLLRDVTRRWFGLGFGNKLGRRRIIGTTPGSSYNV, encoded by the coding sequence ATGCAGTCGCGCCGGCGgcacgccgccgccgcggccctctcCGTCACGGCGCTCCTCGTCTTCATCTGCGTCCAGGCCGGCCTCGTTGCATTCCCTCTGCGCGATACGCGCTCGCGCTCCCTGCTCGTGCCGCCGCGCTGGCTGCCCCTCGGCCTCCGCGCCGTCCGAGCCGAGACAGCCACGCCGGCGGGCGCGGGAACGGAGGCCGTGCTGCTTCCGGGCTGGGAGGTCATCACCCTGGTCCGACGACCCGACGCCGCCAGTGCACCCGTACAAAACGCCACGTGTGTGTTCCGGGGCGGGGCGTCGTCCCCGGCGCGCGCGCTCGGGCCGCTGCCGGCGACCGGCCGCCACGCTTACAGCTGCATCATGCCCGAGCCAACGCGGACTCAGCAACATGACGCGCCGCTCGTGCTCTTCTCCGCCTCCACGGTAGGTAACGCCGACGATGGCGCCTCAGGCCGCTCGCCGGAGATGCTGAAGTGGAGCGACCGCATCGTGTACGAGTCCGTCGTGATCGACGGTGGTGACGTGCTCGTCTTCGCCAAGGGCGTCAACCGACGGAAAAAAGTCAACCGCCCGGCTGCAGACATCCGGTGCCTGTACTACCGTGGCGACGCCGGTAACGCCGTGGCCTCGCTGCCGGCCACCACCTCGGCGCAGCAAGTCTTCCGGTGCCCGCCTCCACCGGCAACGACTCCGGTAGACCGAGAGCTGCGCGTCACGCTTGCCGTGGTCGGAGAGGAGCCCATCCCCTCACTGGCCACCTACGATCCTCCACGGCGCCccgactcgtcgccggcgaccggATCAACGCCGTCAGGGAAGAGGCTGATTTGCGCCTGCACCATGGTCCGGGACGTGGCCAAGTTCCTGCGGGAGTGGGTTGTCTACCACGCGGCCGTGGGCGTGGACCGGTTCTACGTCTACGACAACGGGACCGAGGATGACCTGGTGGACCAGGTGCGCCATCTCACCTCGGACGGATTCGAAGTCTTCACTATGACCTGGCCCTGGCCCAAAACTCTAGAGGCCGCGCTGTCACACGGCGCAGCGGTGCATCGAGATTCGTGCGAGTGGATGGTCTTCATCGACGTCGACGAGTTCCTCTTCTCTCCACACTGGGTCCATCCAGAGAACCCTACGAAATCTATGCTCCATTCGATCACAACCGTCGAAAAAGACATTGGACAGGTGTCCATGTGGTGCGCGGATTTTGGCCCCTCGGGCCAGACCGTGCACCCAAAGGAGGGGGTCACCCAGGGCTACACATGCCGAAGGCAGGTCATGGAGCGGCGCAAGTCATTGGTCCGGCTCGACGCAGTGGACCGGTCGCTGACTAACTCGGTCCACTACTTCATGCTTCAACCAGGGTTTCGAAGCAAATGGAGCACGCGAATTCGCGTGAACCACTACAAGTACCAAGCTTGGGACGAGTTCAAGGTGAAATTCCGCCGCCGAGCTTCGACATACACCGTCGATTGGACCGACAAGAAGAACCTCCGTTCCAATGACCGGACCCCGGGTTTAGGGTTTGAGGCAGTCGAGCCGGCTGGTTGGCCGCACAGGTTCTGCGAGGTGAATGACACTTTGCTCCGCGATGTGACTCGCAGATGGTTCGGCCTTGGATTTGGAAATAAGCTGGGTAGGCGACGAATAATCGGTACAACTCCTGGCTCATCATATAATGTATGA
- the LOC123128497 gene encoding DNA-3-methyladenine glycosylase: protein MKPLRSIPAVQPHPPVPQLKPPRRRSPPAAGGPPPMTTPGAATPPSFKRSSPRKKQRPRSRLLAADFAAGEAEAARALVAARATPSPLSPPAVSPQSAAGMALPREFFEVDALDLAPRLLGKLLRRDQVVLRITEVEAYRPNDSACHGRFGITARTAPVFGPGGHAYVYLCYGLHMMLNVVADEEGVGAAVLIRACAPVSGLEIIQQRRGQQTEKPILLTGPGKVGQALGLSTDWSNHPLYTPGGLEVLDAPEPENILVGPRVGIEYASPEHVMAPWRFAVAGTPWISAPKNTLRPR, encoded by the exons ATGAAGCCCCTCCGTTCCATCCCAGCCGTCCAGCCCCACCCCCCCGTTCCCCAACTCAAACCCccacgccgccgctcgccgccggccgccggagGGCCACCGCCGATGACCACCCCAGGCGCGGCCACGCCCCCGAGCTTCAAGCGATCCTCCCCCAGGAAGAAACAGCGGCCCCGCAGCCGCCTCCTCGCCGCTGACTTCGCCGCCGGAGAGGCCGAGGCTGCGCGGGCGTTGGTGGCGGCCAGGGCCACGCCGTCACCCCTCTCACCGCCGGCGGTGTCCCCGCAGTCTGCCGCAGGTATGGCTCTGCCTCGCGAGTTCTTCGAGGTGGATGCGCTCGACCTCGCCCCCCGCCTCCTCGGCAAGCTCCTGCGCCGCGACCAAGTCGTCCTCCGCATCACCGAG GTGGAGGCTTACAGGCCAAACGATTCCGCGTGCCATGGCCGGTTCGGCATCACGGCGAGAACTGCTCCTGTG TTTGGACCAGGAGGGCATGCATATGTGTACCTATGCTATGGACTCCACATGATGCTCAATGTTGTTGCCGACGAAGAGGGCGTCGGAGCTGCTGTTCTGATCCGAGCGTGTGCCCCAGTTAGTG GACTGGAAATTATTCAGCAGCGTCGTGGCCAACAAACCGAGAAACCGATCCTACTTACAGGACCAGGAAAG GTCGGTCAAGCTCTGGGGCTTTCCACCGACTGGTCGAACCATCCACTATATACACCCG GTGGGTTGGAAGTTCTGGATGCACCAGAACCTGAGAACATTTTGGTTGGCCCCCGTGTCGGAATCGAGTATGCATCGCCCGAGCATGTCATGGCGCCATGGAGGTTCGCCGTTGCGGGCACCCCATGGATCAGTGCCCCGAAGAACACTCTCAGACCTCGGTGA